One window from the genome of Pedobacter schmidteae encodes:
- a CDS encoding sensor histidine kinase KdpD, translated as MECRIFNAVSIFAAIVASVNAAINFIIGLDIYGYLALPLIAVLLFGYYLSRYKGKLNIAVGIFAIFFNLLCGGTYFASEASHGVNLFTFIIVIFIISTVTPKKQFWIWIPLNIIFLAILLTIEYLHPEMIQTIYTDKGHRLIDLAQTFFEVIILIVVITMFMKKNYNREKELAKNRLIELENSNETKNKLFSIVAHDLKAPLSSIENYLSLLNELDLSNEEKTEIEKQLLSSTRQTSDMLQNILSWAKDQMDGIVVNLDSIYINEALKHTVALQSSIALEKDIRLIFQSGEDFKVIADRDMLQLIVRNLLNNAIKFSLPGQKITMDVQRKDGKCIVSIKDEGIGIANDQKPLLFSLKSNGTYGTNKEKGVGLGLRLTKTYTELQNGKIWFESEMNKGTNFFVSLDLSH; from the coding sequence ATGGAATGCCGCATTTTTAATGCTGTAAGCATTTTTGCTGCTATTGTGGCTTCTGTTAATGCAGCTATTAACTTCATAATTGGCTTAGATATTTATGGTTACCTGGCGCTGCCTTTAATTGCAGTATTGTTATTTGGCTACTATTTATCCAGATACAAGGGTAAACTGAATATCGCCGTAGGGATATTTGCGATTTTCTTTAACTTGCTTTGCGGCGGAACATATTTTGCATCAGAAGCCTCCCATGGTGTCAATTTGTTCACATTTATCATTGTTATTTTTATCATAAGTACGGTAACTCCCAAAAAGCAATTTTGGATATGGATTCCCTTAAATATCATTTTCTTAGCTATTCTATTAACAATAGAGTATTTGCACCCGGAAATGATCCAAACAATCTATACGGATAAAGGGCACAGACTTATAGATTTAGCACAAACGTTTTTTGAAGTGATCATTTTGATCGTGGTGATTACGATGTTCATGAAAAAGAATTACAACAGAGAAAAAGAGCTGGCTAAAAATAGGCTGATTGAACTGGAAAACAGCAATGAGACCAAAAACAAATTATTTTCTATTGTTGCTCATGACCTAAAAGCTCCTCTGTCCTCTATAGAGAACTACCTTTCTTTGCTCAACGAGTTAGATCTTAGCAATGAAGAGAAGACGGAAATCGAAAAACAGTTGTTATCATCAACCAGACAAACGTCGGACATGCTTCAGAATATATTGTCCTGGGCTAAAGATCAGATGGACGGGATTGTTGTGAATCTTGACTCCATCTATATTAATGAGGCCTTAAAACACACCGTTGCTTTACAATCCAGCATTGCATTGGAGAAAGACATCAGGCTTATTTTTCAATCGGGCGAAGATTTCAAAGTAATTGCCGACCGCGACATGTTACAGCTCATCGTAAGGAATCTGTTAAACAATGCGATAAAATTTTCGTTACCAGGGCAAAAAATAACTATGGATGTGCAACGTAAAGATGGCAAATGTATTGTATCTATAAAAGATGAAGGTATTGGTATAGCTAACGACCAAAAACCTTTGCTGTTTTCTTTAAAAAGCAATGGCACTTATGGGACAAATAAAGAAAAAGGAGTTGGCCTGGGCTTGAGGCTCACAAAAACCTATACAGAATTACAAAATGGTAAAATCTGGTTCGAAAGTGAAATGAATAAAGGAACCAACTTTTTTGTAAGCTTGGATTTGAGCCATTAA
- a CDS encoding SusC/RagA family TonB-linked outer membrane protein has product MKKRLLLSIGLFFISAIALAQVRGTVVDEMQMPLPGVTVTVKNTKTITTTDPKGSFSIQAPANTTLVFSYIGYLTQEKTVNNNTLRIVLVSDSKALNEVVVTALGITKEKKTLVYSTQTVNTDELTKARELNVVNSLSGKVAGLDVVRSSSGLGGSSRVTLRGDRSISGNNQALMVVDGVPIDNSTAQATRVNGGRDAGDGISSLNPDDIESINVLKGASATALYGSRASNGAIIIVTKKGKQRKGLGISYTGGLQIEQPIFLQKFQNEYGQGSAGVFSTSGEQSWGPKLDGRMVPTWSKDPADAGKMNAYVAHPNHYKDFYSNGSNLVNSIALNTGTEQAQVYFSYTKTDAKGIIDNNKLKRHNFNLRATGKLGERFTADIKATYLNQDIANRQGVGGGSDHPNFGIYRVPTNITPEDLLNFDYITGSGFLRQNYWNPGATAAANPYWTKNRNLADEERNRLTGFASLTYKISTALNVMLRSGVDRYTDSGEFKWYNDTYVIAPLGDYQLNTRDVREINHDFLFSYNKTLSSDFALNANFGGNIQKNNIVTTGLRNNSLIIENLFTVGNTNASTPTKGIYQKEKQALYVTTDLTYKNYLTLTLTGRNDWSSTLPKQNNSYFFPSVGISALVSEMFKLPDWISFAKLRGSYAQTGNDADPYNLSQTYTSFQGGNSVTIGRDATKPIPGLKPEITSAQEFGLETRFFNSRLGIDFTWYNSNSKNQLLAITLPPGSGWSGQYINAGNIKNDGIELTLNGTALKSKNFKWDIALNYAKNNNKVLEISPTLNEFLLTAGGDFMNTVKIVKGKPFGELYSRGYVRNANGQIIVDANGLPVISGAQDVHVGNTRPDWTGSVINRFSYRNFYASFVISARMGGVVSSFTNANIYADGVAAKTAENRDGFIFEGVFADGSKNNKQITAEQYWKKVGGRNTPAGEVFTYDASNIRLREFVLGYNLSGKLLNGKPFQSASISITGRNLFFLLNRADGFDPEQVIGSGNATVGIEAFSPPTTRTFGMSLNLTF; this is encoded by the coding sequence ATGAAAAAAAGACTTCTATTATCAATTGGACTTTTTTTTATCTCTGCAATTGCCCTGGCACAAGTTAGGGGCACGGTAGTAGATGAAATGCAGATGCCCCTACCCGGGGTCACAGTAACTGTAAAAAATACCAAAACGATTACCACAACCGATCCCAAGGGTTCATTTTCTATCCAGGCACCTGCTAATACCACCCTGGTATTTTCCTATATCGGTTATCTGACACAAGAAAAAACAGTAAACAACAACACCCTGCGTATTGTATTAGTTAGCGATAGCAAAGCTCTGAATGAAGTGGTGGTAACCGCATTGGGTATTACTAAAGAGAAGAAAACCCTTGTATATTCTACACAAACGGTAAATACCGATGAACTAACCAAAGCAAGAGAATTGAACGTTGTAAACTCCCTTTCTGGAAAGGTAGCCGGACTTGATGTGGTTCGATCCTCATCGGGTTTGGGAGGTTCATCACGGGTAACTTTACGTGGCGACCGCTCCATAAGTGGCAATAACCAGGCACTGATGGTAGTTGATGGTGTACCTATTGATAACTCTACTGCCCAGGCTACCCGCGTTAACGGTGGCCGCGATGCGGGAGATGGTATATCAAGCCTTAATCCCGATGACATAGAGTCCATAAATGTTTTAAAAGGTGCATCGGCTACAGCCCTGTACGGAAGCAGGGCTTCTAATGGTGCAATTATTATTGTCACAAAAAAGGGCAAACAACGCAAAGGCTTGGGCATAAGCTATACAGGCGGTTTACAAATTGAACAACCTATTTTTCTACAAAAATTTCAAAATGAATACGGGCAGGGCTCTGCAGGGGTTTTCAGCACTTCGGGCGAACAAAGCTGGGGACCAAAACTTGATGGCCGGATGGTACCAACATGGAGTAAGGACCCTGCCGATGCGGGTAAAATGAATGCTTATGTTGCACACCCCAATCATTATAAAGATTTCTATAGCAACGGAAGCAACCTTGTAAACAGTATTGCTTTAAATACAGGTACAGAGCAGGCACAGGTTTATTTCTCGTATACCAAAACCGATGCGAAAGGTATTATAGATAACAACAAATTGAAGCGCCATAACTTTAACTTAAGGGCTACCGGAAAACTTGGAGAACGATTTACTGCGGACATAAAAGCGACCTACCTAAACCAGGATATTGCAAACCGACAGGGTGTTGGTGGTGGCAGCGACCATCCTAACTTTGGCATATATCGTGTGCCCACCAATATTACTCCGGAAGATCTTTTGAACTTCGATTATATTACAGGATCCGGCTTTTTGCGCCAAAATTACTGGAATCCGGGTGCTACCGCTGCTGCCAATCCGTATTGGACAAAAAATCGCAATCTTGCTGATGAAGAAAGAAACAGGCTGACCGGCTTTGCATCATTAACTTATAAAATTTCAACCGCATTAAATGTAATGTTACGCTCTGGCGTAGATAGGTATACCGACAGTGGAGAGTTTAAATGGTACAACGACACCTATGTTATTGCCCCATTGGGCGACTACCAGCTAAACACAAGAGATGTAAGAGAAATCAACCATGATTTTCTATTTTCTTACAACAAAACCTTATCGTCAGATTTTGCCTTGAATGCCAATTTTGGAGGCAATATTCAAAAAAATAACATCGTAACTACAGGACTAAGGAATAATAGTCTGATCATCGAAAATCTGTTTACGGTTGGCAATACCAATGCTTCAACACCAACCAAAGGTATTTATCAAAAAGAGAAACAGGCACTCTATGTAACAACCGATCTGACCTATAAAAATTATTTAACCTTAACACTTACTGGCCGAAATGATTGGTCGTCCACACTTCCTAAACAAAACAACAGTTACTTTTTCCCCTCGGTAGGTATCAGTGCTTTGGTTTCCGAAATGTTTAAACTTCCTGATTGGATTAGTTTCGCCAAATTACGCGGTTCTTATGCCCAAACAGGCAACGATGCCGACCCTTATAACCTCTCGCAAACTTATACGTCATTTCAGGGCGGCAACAGTGTGACCATTGGCCGGGATGCGACCAAACCTATACCTGGCTTAAAACCCGAAATAACCTCGGCTCAGGAATTCGGTTTGGAGACCAGGTTTTTTAACAGCCGTTTGGGTATAGATTTTACCTGGTATAACAGCAACTCTAAAAATCAATTGTTGGCCATTACATTGCCTCCCGGTTCTGGTTGGTCTGGCCAATACATTAATGCCGGCAACATTAAAAACGATGGGATTGAACTTACCTTAAATGGCACAGCTCTAAAAAGCAAAAATTTTAAATGGGATATAGCCCTTAACTACGCTAAAAACAACAATAAAGTGCTCGAGATATCACCTACACTAAACGAATTTCTATTAACCGCCGGGGGTGATTTCATGAATACGGTTAAAATAGTGAAAGGCAAACCTTTTGGCGAATTGTATAGTCGTGGTTATGTACGCAATGCAAATGGTCAGATTATAGTAGATGCAAATGGCCTGCCGGTAATTAGCGGTGCTCAGGATGTACATGTAGGCAATACCCGCCCCGATTGGACAGGTAGCGTTATCAACAGGTTTTCGTACAGAAATTTCTATGCCAGTTTTGTGATCAGTGCACGCATGGGTGGAGTGGTATCCTCATTTACCAATGCCAATATTTATGCCGACGGTGTAGCCGCCAAAACAGCCGAAAACCGTGATGGATTTATATTTGAGGGTGTATTTGCAGATGGCAGTAAAAACAATAAGCAGATTACAGCAGAGCAGTACTGGAAAAAAGTGGGTGGAAGAAACACTCCTGCCGGCGAAGTATTTACCTATGATGCATCCAACATCCGCTTGCGAGAGTTTGTATTGGGATATAACTTAAGTGGCAAGCTCTTAAACGGCAAACCCTTTCAATCGGCCAGCATTTCGATAACCGGCCGGAACTTGTTCTTTCTGCTAAACCGTGCAGATGGTTTTGATCCCGAACAGGTAATTGGAAGCGGAAATGCCACCGTGGGCATCGAAGCATTTTCTCCGCCAACTACACGCACATTTGGCATGTCGCTAAACCTTACTTTTTAA
- a CDS encoding dihydrofolate reductase family protein yields the protein MRKIRIFEHISIDGVIEHAGDYEYGGWTTPYRTIEGQAMLLEAYGPGFDLLLGRKTYDSWLNFWPNAGDFPMANGINSATKYIATHRPDSLTWGPVKDLGKDMLEGLRNLIATDGADLVVSGSISLTSQLLDTGLVDEVILIVYPVLLGRGKRLLSDSIDARELEFVDSKTTPTGILINTYKHLGPLKKNSDR from the coding sequence ATGAGAAAGATCAGAATTTTCGAACACATTTCCATTGACGGTGTAATTGAGCACGCCGGCGACTACGAATATGGCGGATGGACAACTCCATACCGCACTATTGAAGGGCAGGCAATGCTGCTTGAAGCGTATGGCCCTGGCTTTGATCTGCTATTGGGACGCAAAACCTATGATTCCTGGTTGAATTTCTGGCCAAACGCCGGCGACTTCCCCATGGCAAATGGTATAAACAGCGCTACCAAATACATTGCCACCCACAGGCCCGATAGCCTTACATGGGGACCGGTAAAGGATCTGGGCAAGGACATGTTGGAAGGGCTTCGCAATCTCATTGCTACAGATGGCGCAGATTTGGTTGTTTCGGGAAGTATATCGCTGACTTCGCAACTGCTGGATACGGGATTGGTAGATGAGGTAATCCTGATCGTATACCCAGTTTTGCTTGGTCGGGGTAAACGATTGTTGTCGGATAGTATTGATGCGCGGGAACTGGAATTTGTTGACTCGAAAACCACCCCCACAGGTATACTCATCAATACTTATAAACACCTTGGACCACTGAAAAAAAATTCTGACAGGTAG
- a CDS encoding DUF4382 domain-containing protein, translating into MKKKIAYVGFVLVFTSLAVLIGCKKDKNGSAEGTTKVEIRMTDAPGNFDKINLNVKEIVLFSEGKPYTFTADAGIFNILDFRIGSSKPDILVASGEMPAGEITEIRLVLNDSGNTIVIGGVSQTLTTPSGQSSGWKVKLKANPSLVPGVTYSLLLDFDAAKSIVSTGNGKYLLKPVVRGITAATSGLISGTVLPLASHPEVLVIAGTDTVGTIADALTGKFTVGGLAAGSYAVKFVPVTGYRDSTLTNVNVNLGQNTSVGIVTLKQ; encoded by the coding sequence ATGAAAAAGAAAATTGCATATGTTGGTTTTGTCCTGGTTTTTACGAGCCTTGCTGTACTTATAGGATGTAAAAAAGACAAAAATGGCTCTGCAGAAGGAACAACCAAGGTAGAGATCAGAATGACGGATGCTCCTGGTAATTTTGATAAGATTAATCTGAACGTTAAAGAGATTGTACTTTTCTCTGAGGGTAAACCTTATACTTTTACTGCAGATGCTGGTATATTTAACATTCTGGATTTTAGAATCGGAAGTAGTAAGCCCGATATTTTGGTTGCATCAGGTGAAATGCCTGCCGGGGAGATTACCGAAATCAGACTGGTACTAAATGACAGTGGAAACACGATCGTAATTGGTGGGGTTTCCCAAACACTTACTACGCCAAGTGGACAGTCATCTGGCTGGAAAGTTAAGCTTAAAGCAAATCCAAGTCTGGTACCAGGTGTTACCTATTCTTTATTGCTGGATTTTGATGCTGCAAAATCGATTGTAAGTACAGGTAATGGTAAGTATTTGCTTAAACCCGTAGTGAGAGGGATTACTGCGGCAACCTCTGGTCTGATCTCCGGAACAGTATTGCCGTTAGCAAGTCATCCCGAAGTGTTGGTTATTGCAGGAACGGATACTGTTGGTACCATAGCAGATGCGTTGACCGGTAAATTTACCGTTGGCGGGCTTGCCGCAGGCAGTTATGCAGTAAAATTTGTTCCCGTAACAGGGTATAGAGACAGCACACTAACGAATGTGAACGTAAATTTGGGACAAAATACCAGCGTGGGCATCGTTACGCTGAAACAATAG
- a CDS encoding transcriptional regulator: MYSDLDPVLNTPVRLAIVSVLIKMKQADFSYLMEATQTTQGNLSHQIKKLHEAGYVEVIKTFKGNYPHTICKLSLKGKKAFEKYVEDIKKYLHL; this comes from the coding sequence ATGTATAGTGATCTTGATCCTGTTTTAAATACGCCTGTGCGGCTGGCCATTGTTTCGGTATTGATAAAAATGAAACAGGCTGACTTTAGTTATTTAATGGAGGCAACGCAAACCACACAGGGCAACCTGAGCCATCAAATAAAAAAACTACATGAAGCAGGTTATGTAGAAGTGATAAAAACATTTAAGGGCAATTACCCGCATACCATTTGTAAGCTTAGCCTTAAAGGCAAAAAAGCATTTGAAAAATATGTTGAGGACATTAAAAAATATTTACACCTATGA
- a CDS encoding dihydrofolate reductase family protein codes for MRKIISFMHISLDGFVAGPNGEMDWIKVDQELFDYVGQRISEGDTALYGRVTYQMMESYWPTAADQPTATKHDIEHSKWYSKVHKVVLSKTMQGEGLANVKIISDNLTNQINEVKQQKGNDILLFGSPTATHSLIQLNLIDGYWLFVNPVILGQGIPLFKDVKEKTKLNLLNTKQFACGVTELNYTVDR; via the coding sequence ATGAGAAAAATAATTTCATTCATGCACATCTCGCTCGACGGTTTTGTAGCAGGGCCTAATGGCGAAATGGATTGGATCAAAGTTGATCAGGAGCTTTTTGATTACGTTGGGCAGCGGATAAGTGAGGGCGATACGGCTCTATACGGACGGGTAACCTATCAGATGATGGAAAGCTACTGGCCTACCGCAGCAGACCAACCAACGGCAACCAAGCACGACATTGAACATTCAAAGTGGTATAGCAAAGTTCACAAAGTTGTTTTATCAAAAACGATGCAAGGCGAAGGCCTGGCCAACGTAAAAATTATTAGCGACAACCTTACCAATCAGATAAATGAAGTAAAACAACAGAAAGGTAACGACATACTGCTTTTTGGTAGCCCAACAGCAACACATTCACTTATTCAACTGAACCTTATTGACGGCTACTGGTTATTCGTTAACCCTGTAATTCTTGGACAAGGCATTCCACTATTTAAAGACGTAAAAGAGAAAACAAAACTAAATCTATTGAATACGAAGCAATTTGCGTGTGGAGTGACTGAACTAAATTATACAGTGGACAGATAG
- a CDS encoding response regulator transcription factor, which yields MKVLIVEDEKTLAYEMEAFLKKSFYLCDIAHSFKSAKEKLDLNQYDFILIDLSLPDGDGLEILKNAKKTNPNAAYIIITARTNLKDRVSGLDLGADDYLAKPFYLLELQSRMQAISRRKFSITEELLPIGLFNIDLPRRLVFFEQHQIELSRKEFDLLSYLILHKNRVLTRVQLSEHIWGNFINDDYDSNYIDAHIKNIRKKLNVWADTEWLETVRGVGYRIKK from the coding sequence ATGAAAGTTTTAATTGTTGAGGACGAAAAAACATTAGCATACGAAATGGAAGCTTTTTTAAAAAAGAGCTTTTACCTTTGCGATATCGCTCACAGTTTTAAATCAGCCAAGGAAAAGTTGGATTTGAATCAATATGATTTCATTTTAATTGATCTCAGTTTGCCCGATGGAGATGGTTTGGAAATCTTGAAAAATGCAAAGAAAACTAATCCAAATGCTGCTTACATTATCATCACGGCAAGAACAAACCTGAAAGACCGTGTTAGCGGGCTCGACCTGGGTGCCGACGATTATCTGGCAAAACCATTTTACCTGTTAGAGTTACAATCCAGAATGCAGGCCATTTCGCGCCGGAAATTTAGCATTACAGAGGAACTACTGCCTATTGGTCTATTTAATATTGATCTGCCCAGGCGGCTGGTGTTTTTTGAACAGCATCAGATTGAGCTTTCCCGAAAGGAATTTGACCTGCTGAGCTATCTTATATTACATAAAAACAGGGTATTAACCCGTGTTCAGCTTAGCGAGCATATCTGGGGCAATTTTATCAATGATGACTATGATTCAAATTACATTGATGCCCATATTAAAAACATCAGAAAAAAACTGAATGTTTGGGCCGATACTGAATGGCTGGAAACTGTACGAGGAGTGGGTTACCGAATAAAAAAATAA
- a CDS encoding cell wall metabolism sensor histidine kinase WalK — MKLSTKLTLFITGSKLVVVLLFILALPFLIKQIASEYTSYTLKQQKKKVLSIIQKNGLEYYFQGDETYGSYTMLKEEFIALLPVATSLKMDTIKDSQRLIESDTLNYRVLSYTFKSGNKNYLLEIGKTTASINQYNKPLQRFALYVLVALILLTILIDLTFIRVLIRPLAKIIKTKLINRKFPFKDEQKRVPTSTTDFRYLDESLILLMSQINDAFHKEREFTSNASHELMTPISILQNKIENLLADESLNEPTSIAIVELTKTVDRLKNITRSLLLISRIDNEQYIRKEKVNPLALFQEIIEEISHRLEEKHIKIYLHLLPETVLREVNRDLLFQLFFNLVHNAIKFNRQEGSITIRERNLNNGAYEISIADTGIGIPKKDLPFIFNRFMKTNLEGDVGYGLGLAIVKSIAAYHNLKIEVNSEVNQGTTFNILFSNI; from the coding sequence ATGAAATTATCTACTAAACTTACGCTTTTCATTACCGGATCAAAACTGGTGGTTGTTTTATTGTTTATACTGGCATTACCCTTTCTGATTAAGCAGATTGCGTCAGAATATACAAGCTATACCTTAAAACAGCAGAAAAAAAAAGTGCTCAGTATCATTCAGAAAAACGGGCTCGAATATTACTTTCAGGGAGACGAAACCTATGGTAGCTATACCATGCTTAAAGAGGAGTTCATTGCACTTTTACCAGTTGCAACCTCACTTAAGATGGATACAATTAAAGATTCTCAACGATTGATAGAAAGCGATACCTTAAACTACAGGGTATTGAGCTATACCTTTAAAAGTGGAAATAAAAATTATCTGCTGGAAATTGGTAAAACCACAGCCAGCATCAACCAATACAATAAACCGCTGCAACGTTTTGCGTTATATGTATTAGTTGCGCTAATTTTGCTCACCATTTTGATCGACTTAACCTTTATACGCGTACTGATCCGTCCCTTGGCAAAAATTATAAAAACGAAGTTAATAAATAGAAAATTCCCCTTTAAAGACGAACAGAAACGAGTCCCAACCAGCACCACCGATTTCAGATATCTGGACGAATCGCTTATCCTTCTGATGAGTCAGATCAATGATGCCTTTCACAAAGAAAGAGAGTTTACCTCCAATGCTTCACACGAACTGATGACTCCCATTAGTATCCTTCAGAACAAAATAGAAAACCTGCTTGCAGACGAAAGTTTGAATGAGCCAACGTCAATTGCCATTGTTGAGCTAACGAAAACAGTAGACCGCTTGAAGAACATTACCCGCTCATTATTGTTGATTTCCAGAATTGATAATGAACAATACATCAGAAAAGAAAAGGTGAACCCTCTGGCCTTATTTCAAGAAATTATAGAAGAGATCAGCCACAGATTGGAGGAAAAACACATTAAAATTTATCTTCATTTGTTACCTGAGACTGTGTTAAGAGAAGTTAATAGAGATTTGTTGTTCCAATTGTTCTTTAACCTGGTGCATAATGCCATCAAATTTAACAGGCAAGAAGGTAGTATTACTATTCGGGAGCGGAATTTAAACAATGGAGCTTATGAAATCAGTATTGCAGATACAGGTATTGGAATTCCCAAAAAGGACTTGCCATTTATTTTTAACCGCTTTATGAAGACAAATCTGGAAGGTGACGTGGGCTATGGCCTGGGACTTGCCATTGTAAAAAGTATTGCTGCTTACCATAACCTTAAAATTGAAGTAAACTCGGAAGTAAACCAGGGTACAACTTTCAATATCTTATTTTCCAATATTTGA
- a CDS encoding TonB-dependent receptor — MSSQRSKKKHKTFFCYLWFVLQTIFTYRIRRSFVLIWGSVLLSQSLYGQTVLRGLITDKSKLPIAYASVSVKNTIDGATADSLGKFLLTTTAKGSQTIQVSALGFKPLQYQVNMDTISGFLHLTLKKSPGQLNEVVISAGNMDATNDRVFTHIKPVDLLSNASSQGDIVGALQNLPGVQRNGGDETGLFVRGGDATETMVLIDGITVQNPFFSNVPGIGQRSRFNPFQLKGTSFSTGGYSAKFGQALSSVLDLQTSDVPDKTNISIGINLAGIMLTGVQRIGNNALEYAGNYTHNGPFYSLSKNNYDFYSPPQSTAISSRWISKLDKGLFKISMAYNTGKSGTVIPNPGDVSSTIRFNLFNENKLINAAYNYWLSDQVKLFAAVGFSTNNDRILWSDTTFTRNDDRDQARADITWLPADAFKMTVGTEVQHFNYKQQFGARKGAFGETLTAVYLESEYKPISWFAIKPGIRTEYSKLLGRGNMAPRLSLATKTSPSSQLGLAVGIFYQSAAPLYLLQGYKPAFQQAVHYILNYEWIKNNRSFRIETYYKAYNKLIREHNVAFTPNPYRNNLGRVNNSGYGYAKGFDFFWRDKSSIKNFDYWITYSLVDTRRLYQNYLSKVTPDFISKHNLNLILRYAPEKIHTVFSMGYNYASGRPYYNPQSGLFFNDRAPAYQNLSFKVSYLTTIKKVFSAFYFNIDNLTNYKNILGYRYSTDGLQRSPIVPPQYRAVFFGVYLSISEFKKDEL, encoded by the coding sequence ATGAGTAGTCAACGGAGCAAAAAAAAGCATAAGACTTTTTTTTGCTATTTATGGTTTGTATTGCAAACTATATTTACGTATAGAATTAGAAGGTCGTTTGTACTGATATGGGGTAGCGTGCTGTTGAGCCAGTCGCTATACGGGCAAACGGTATTGCGGGGATTAATCACAGATAAATCAAAGTTGCCCATTGCCTATGCATCTGTTTCCGTAAAAAACACAATAGATGGTGCTACAGCAGATAGTTTAGGCAAATTTCTACTGACAACAACTGCCAAAGGCAGTCAGACCATACAGGTCTCTGCACTCGGATTCAAGCCCTTGCAATATCAGGTAAATATGGACACGATTTCGGGGTTTTTGCATCTGACATTAAAGAAAAGTCCTGGCCAGTTAAATGAAGTCGTTATATCAGCAGGAAATATGGACGCTACCAACGATCGGGTATTCACCCATATAAAACCGGTCGATTTATTGTCTAATGCAAGCTCACAAGGCGACATTGTAGGCGCATTGCAAAACTTACCGGGGGTACAGCGAAATGGTGGCGATGAAACCGGTTTGTTTGTTAGAGGAGGGGATGCTACAGAAACTATGGTGCTGATTGATGGTATAACTGTTCAGAACCCCTTTTTTAGTAATGTTCCCGGGATTGGACAACGTAGCAGGTTTAATCCTTTTCAGTTAAAAGGCACCTCTTTTAGTACCGGAGGATACAGCGCAAAATTCGGACAGGCACTTTCGTCCGTGCTGGATTTGCAAACATCAGATGTGCCTGATAAGACAAATATTTCTATTGGAATTAACCTGGCTGGTATTATGCTTACCGGGGTACAACGCATAGGAAATAATGCCCTGGAATATGCCGGCAATTATACCCATAACGGCCCTTTTTATTCACTGTCCAAAAACAACTATGATTTTTACAGCCCCCCACAATCAACGGCTATTTCTTCCAGGTGGATATCAAAACTAGATAAAGGCCTTTTCAAAATAAGTATGGCATACAATACCGGTAAAAGTGGCACTGTGATACCTAACCCTGGCGACGTCAGCTCGACTATTCGGTTCAACTTATTCAATGAAAATAAATTGATAAATGCCGCTTACAACTATTGGTTATCAGACCAGGTAAAGCTATTTGCCGCTGTGGGGTTTAGTACTAACAACGATCGTATACTTTGGAGTGATACTACTTTTACACGAAATGATGATCGAGATCAGGCCAGGGCCGATATTACCTGGCTTCCTGCAGATGCATTTAAAATGACCGTGGGAACAGAGGTGCAGCACTTTAATTACAAACAGCAATTTGGTGCCCGAAAAGGGGCTTTTGGTGAAACGCTAACAGCAGTATACCTCGAATCAGAATATAAACCAATTTCCTGGTTCGCAATAAAGCCGGGTATCAGAACCGAATACAGTAAATTGCTGGGCAGGGGTAATATGGCTCCCCGGCTCTCTTTGGCTACAAAAACCAGCCCCAGTAGTCAGCTTGGCCTGGCAGTGGGTATTTTTTACCAATCGGCTGCACCCTTGTATTTATTACAGGGGTACAAACCTGCCTTTCAACAGGCAGTTCATTACATTCTGAATTATGAGTGGATAAAAAACAATCGCTCTTTTCGGATAGAAACCTATTACAAGGCTTACAATAAACTCATTCGCGAGCATAATGTAGCTTTTACGCCTAATCCATATCGTAATAACCTAGGACGGGTAAATAATTCAGGGTATGGTTACGCCAAGGGCTTTGATTTTTTCTGGCGGGATAAATCGTCTATCAAGAACTTCGATTATTGGATTACCTATAGTCTTGTGGATACCAGAAGGTTGTATCAAAATTATCTTTCGAAGGTGACACCAGATTTTATTTCCAAACATAATCTGAATCTGATCCTCAGGTATGCACCAGAAAAAATCCACACCGTTTTCTCAATGGGATACAACTACGCCAGTGGAAGGCCATATTACAACCCACAATCAGGCTTGTTTTTTAATGATCGCGCACCTGCTTATCAAAACCTATCTTTCAAAGTAAGTTATCTGACAACCATAAAAAAGGTGTTTTCAGCTTTTTACTTTAACATAGATAACCTCACCAACTACAAAAATATATTAGGATACCGCTATTCAACTGATGGTCTGCAACGCAGCCCTATAGTACCACCCCAATATCGCGCTGTATTCTTTGGGGTGTATCTGTCCATTTCTGAATTTAAAAAAGATGAATTATAA